The stretch of DNA GTCAGGTCTTCTTCACAGAGCGTTCTGACCCcacactgacccctacctctGAGCTGAGGCGATTATAAGTGAAGCAGACAGATAAACACAGCAGAGTGTTCAACTCGCCTCTCGGgtttaaagacacacacacatgcacacacacacacatgcacacacacacacatgcacacacacaaacacacacatgcacacattgctttacacacatacacacaccagttGGTAATGCCATGGTAGATATTTCCGCACTCACCTGCGTGACCCTCAGCTCTACCTGCTTAGGTTTTCCAGCTCTCCTGTTCcacacagtgacacacacacacacacacacacaacctgcagCATCAAACTCACCTGCCAGTGTGAACAGATGGGAGGAAAGTCATTTAGAaagtcaaacaaacaaacaaatacacactcacacacacacacactctctctctctcttttgctctgtgtgcgtgtgtgtgtgtgtgtgtgtgtgtgtgtgtgtgtgtgtgtgtgtgtgtaaccatTTTAACGTCTTCTTTGGTGTTTATTGATTAGTTGTttgatgacagtgatgataatgAAGGTaatgtgatggtggtgatgatggaggTTACAAGTGGTGACTATGGTGATGGTTGTGAGGAGTGGTGATGATCAAGGTATTGGTGGTGATGGTCATGATAGTATTGTGATAATCATGATGGTTGTCATGGTGATTGTGGTAATGGTGATTACcacagacaggagccactggacccagatcagtATTAATCACTTCAGCtgcagtggtactaatgttatggctgatgtatTTGAGTCTTCTGGACGCTGGCTGCAGAACTCAGCACCTGCCACACACCCCaacaaacctacacacacacacacacacacacacacacacgtacacacaccaacaaacctacacacacacacacacacacacacacacacacacacgccccaacaaacctacacacacacacacacacacacacacacacacgcacacaccccaacaaacctacacacacacgcacacacacccatacacacacacatacacacagtgttaTTTGGGTTATTTGCTCAGGGCTCATTATAAATGTCAGAGCATCCCctctcactccacacacacacacacacacacactttctctctctctctctctctctcgttcgctCGCTCACTCAGCTGAAGGGCTCACATCTTTTTCTTCACCCTTTCTGTTTCATTCAGTGTGGATTATTTTACCCCCCTCTCTAACCCCCCTCTCTAACCcccctccctctgcctctctctctctctctcagttgtgAGTGAGTGTCTCTCGGCTCTCTCTGTGTTTGACAGTGATGTTCTATTTCCAGTTGGTGATCATGTCCGGGACGGTTCTGCTGGCGTACTACTTTGAGTACACGGACACGTTCCCCGTCCACATCCAGGGGTTCTTCTGCTTTGACAAGGCGTTCTCCAAACCGTACCCCGGCCCCGAGGACTCCAGCAGAGCTCCCCCCGTTCTCGTCTATTCACTCGTCACTGCCATCCCCACCGTCACGGTAAGACCACCACCACTCTCATTCATACGCGAGTGTGTGCTCTCGCtcttaaagcgatagttcagaCCTCTACACCCTCTGTACCGGGACTGCAGCCAATCAGCCGAGACGTCTGCTTCTTTACTTTCAGCGCGAGGCTAGTGTAGCTAACAACTAACAGAAGCTcatatcccaccaattagcattagaGCTACGAGGCTAGTGTAGCTAACAACTAACAGAAGCTcatatcccaccaattagcattagaGCTACAAGGCTAGTGTAGCTAACAACTAACAGAAGCTcatatcccaccaattagcattagaGCTACAAGGCTAGTGTAGCTAACAACTAACAGAAGCTcatatcccaccaattagcattagaGCTACGGAGCTAATGGAGGCGTGGAAGCTGTGAGTGGAGAGGACAGCGCCTGCTAAGCGTTCTTCATTGCACTGGTGTGAAAAAGGTTACAGGTGGTTTAGAACAGGCTGTTAGCCCCTCACGCTCCCTGACTCTTACACTCCAAGGATTACTAATCAGTTACAACATCCCGACCCTGGGGGGCGCCCTCGTGTCCTCTGTGTAGGATCACTCTCCTGCGGAGGGTCAGGTGACCCAGGTAAAACGATGGTATCCTGG from Salminus brasiliensis chromosome 7, fSalBra1.hap2, whole genome shotgun sequence encodes:
- the plppr2b gene encoding phospholipid phosphatase-related protein type 2, which produces MDRRMVGGRGGLKKSKYIVPCFLLVELVIMSGTVLLAYYFEYTDTFPVHIQGFFCFDKAFSKPYPGPEDSSRAPPVLVYSLVTAIPTVTVRPPPLSFIRECVLSLLKR